Within Emys orbicularis isolate rEmyOrb1 chromosome 16, rEmyOrb1.hap1, whole genome shotgun sequence, the genomic segment CCTGGGaccatccccctgccctgggcaatTCAGTCTCCAAGCAacacccacccccttcccaatGGCCCCAGACAGGGACTAAGCAATCCTGGGCTCCCATGCTGCCCGCCACCCTCAGCCGTCCTCTCTGAGAGCTGAGAGGAGATCTCGGTCTTCTCCCCTCTGCTTGTTGaagcctccctgccccacacctgcctTGCAGGCAGGACCTCCGGtggtggggtggaggctgatgggatggctctgccccctccccgagcagccTGCACTCTCTCCCCCAGGAGTGGTCGGACCTGAAGTGCCGTGGGCTGAGGAACACTAACGCCATTGTGCTGGTGTATGACATCTGCAACCCTGAGAGCTTTGAGTACATGAAGATGATCCAGCAGCAGATTCTGGAGAACAGGTGagtgtggggagggcagggggggaggcagCTGCCAGCCAGGGGCTGGGGAAGCTGGGAGCCCCCCACGGCTCCATTTgagctcccagagggagtgggggaaagggaagggccACAGATCCTGGGAGttcctcagtgcttaatttgaaatgaaaaacatgCCGGGGCTCATTTTAGCGCCCGGggcaagcaagcatatttgcacTCAGGGTCACGtgtcccccccagatttctgccttccatttagcacagaggtttcAAACCAGAGATGACCTGTGCCTAGTGACTGGGGGGGCACAACTCCAGAACTGCTGGAGTCACGCCTCCCAcgggcagcccctccctcccggaaagcagcggcccctccctgcagcttcctcttGCCTCCGCCTCTCCCTGCCTGGTGTAGCTCGCTGGCTTAGCTGCCCCGCAGGGAAGGGTCTCAGCCACACCATGCGACCAAGCAATCGGGGGAGGCATGTGACTCTGCATCCCCCCCGCAAGCCTCCCCTCTGCTTCAAACTGTCGCCTCCTGCCAGAAACCAGGGGGAAGCTGGTGGGAGCTGCTCTGGCCCCTGGTTCTCTGCACCATGGGAGCTGGGGCACTAGCTGCCTGCCTAgctgccctccctgccctgctcccataggtgccgactcccccaccccatgcctgccatgatcagctgttttgtggctgctggaggagcagggacggggcgcacctgggggagtGGGTGGCACTGTGGgcgggaaggggcaggaagaggcggggcaggggcagagcaggggtgggaagaggcagggtgggggtgggagcttcaggaagggcagggccagaggcggagcaggggattgagcaccccccagagcccagaggaagctgGTGCTTGTGCCTGCTCCCCAAGCCAGCTGCCTCTGCACAGCTGGGCGCTGCCCAGGCGGGGTGGCAGCACAGCTCTGAGCTCCGCCCCAATGTGCTCCCAAAGGAGCCTGGCACTGGCCAGCAATggcccctggagccggcccctgcCTGCGGAGCCTGGCTGCCAGGAGATGTTCCTCAAGGCGCTTGCTTGCCGCTGCCCAggtgctcctggctctgctgctggcggtggtgctgccttcagagctgggcggttgGAGAGCGGTggttgctggccgggagcccacgGTGCCATGGCTACGAACTGCTAAGCTTAGAAGTGCTGGGAAGCCCTGGCACAAAATAAGCACTGGAGATCCTCTTCCTGGAGTGACCAGCCACCAGCCTAGGCCACCTCTGCCCTAAATTCAGATCTCTGCAGCTGGCAGACATGGCCAAACCTACCGTGTCTGCATCAGGCTCCAGGGCAGATCCATCTCCTTGGTCAGGCTGGCCATGGGACGAGACCCAGAAGTTCACTTTGGGCGCTGGGGGATCACAGGTGCGTCCCGCAACTTAAGGGGGATGTATATACTCCTAGTTCACCATCCTGGctggagggaagaggagagaaactctggctccaggaggggaggtGGCTCTGTTTGGACAAGCTAGAGTCAGATGAGGGCGGTTGTGTAAAGACATCACAGCTGGTGCTGaggccagctggggctgggagtgtgaggGCACCTGGCTACTAGaagtcctctcctccccctctccagggctggTCACAGCTTTTGCTTGGGGCCGTCAGTCCCACTCCCCATGAGGCTTCTCTCAGACTGCTCGTGCCCCATGCAGCACTCCCTAATCTATGTGTCCTTTCTCCCGCAGGACAGGTGGCACCAATGAGGCCCCCATCATCGTGGTGGGGAACAAGCGGGACCAGCAGAAGCAGCGCTTCATGCCGCGTCGGACGCTCTCGGTGCTGGTGAAGAAGAGCTGGAAGTGCGGCTACATGGAGTGCTCTGCCAAGTACAACTGGCACATTGTCCTGCTCTTCAAGGAGCTGCTGAGCAGTGCACTGGCCCGGGGCTACAAACACTACCACTCCAGTATGCGCCTCCAGGGGGCGCTGCACACAACCAGATGCAGCCTCATGTGAGACATgctgccagccacctccaggggGCGCTCCCTCTGCTCTGTGAGTAGAGTGGGGGCGGGTTGGGAACTGGTTACCCATCACCTCCTGAAATGGGCTCTGTGTGCCGAGGGgaccctcccaccaccaccttgCCTCTCCTGGCGCCAGGGGTTCCACTGTTCTTGATTGTATCAGTGCAAAAAAGGACTCATTGTTCTGGGCACCTGTGCCCCAACTTCTCAGGGACTGAGCACATGACGCAGGCTCCGGagcagctgggaatggggatGACCTGAGCGTGGCCAAAGACGTAAGTGTGGTCCTCATTATTTAAACATGAACCCCAGAGCTGGCTTATGGTGCTGATGCGGGGCAAAGCAGGGGGGACGCTGAGGTTGGACAGAGATGGGGACAGAGCGTGGGGGGAGATATATTCTGCCCACCCCCCCTACCCTAAAGCCTCCACAGCTGAGTGCTGGACCACCCAAAGGAGCTCAGGTCGGGTGCCCGAGGGTTTTGTGTGGAGAATCCCTACAGGCTCCTAGGCCCACAGTCCTCTGCAAGTGTGTGATGGGGGAGGTTTTGGTGCTGACTTGTCTGCAAACAGGGCTCCATAGCCCCCCAGACATGTTCCTGAGGTGTGACTGTTTGGCCAGTTGGTTTTCTGCCCATGTTGGGGCAAAATgttttcaacaaaactttttttttttttacaaaatattacAAAGTGTTGCAGCCTTTTCAACCAAACCAAACACGAGAATTTTAGTCAAAATGTTTCCTTATTGtattaaaccatttttaaaatgttttgtttcatgtgggtggggggaaaatCCCAGTGCTGCCACTGCCCCTCAACCTTCAGCTGAACCAAAAAAGGGGTTCGTTCCGCGTTAGCGGGTTTATGAAATCGACTTGCCTGGTGGGGAGCAGCTCCGGCTGCTGCGTTGGGGAGATCTGGTTCCGAGCAGCCACCGGGCCTGGCAGTGTCAGTGGTAGCCAGACAGAACCACATAGTTCCCTCCCTCTCCGCCTTGTCCGACCCCAGTGACAGCACCAGCCCTTAGCTTCCTCTCTTCCTGCGGAACCGCCTGCCAATATTCTTTTGGAGGGACACAAGTAATGGTTGAGTGGTTTTAAAGGGAGTGGTTCCAGTTCCTATGGTCTCAAATGCTGAATGCTGCCAGCGCTCGCCCCCCCATCAGCAGCTGGATGGGGGACAATGGGGTGATTAATGGGGAGCCAGGATTGCTGGTGCTGTGCTGGGTGGATGGTGAGGTGtgagctcctccagctcctcgCTCCACCTGATGAAATGAACTTTCATGCAGCTGTTTTAAGGGCTGCTGTGTGGACTGTAACTGCTGTATGAGGCCTCAGCCTGGCCCcctgcagcagggatgggggaggggggacacccaCGGCAATGTGCTCAGGCACCCAAGTGCGGTGGGAAACTTCCTAGTTCACGACTTGCTGGCCTAAGCTGAGTAGTTCAGGCCCACGTGCACCATGCATGGGCTAAGCAACAAGGGCCCCATGtcagatttgggggtgggggccattttaaccatgattccaggggctacttaggcacctgaaaactcgaattgtttgcagataataacttagcAATGAGCTGACAGGAGCCCTGTATccaattcctatataaagaaagaacatTAAATAAATATTCGACCCATACTGACAGCTTGTGGCAAGTCATTtcagggacactggttaggtttaaaattgtaatgtagATGCTTACTTTTGAATACAACACTTGAAACAgttgtagaaaaatctagattacCTTCTGTCATTTAGGCTacttactttttgcagttcaacaagcttggaatagatcatttaacttttggaaacTTCCTACCAGGGCAAGGCCCCTGATTTTATACGGCACCTTTTATACGGGTATTATCAtactacaaataatagactagaaactggttttaaacaggagtgaaactgacacaaatcactttcacagtattgccaaccccaaatgttcaaaaatcatgagtcagggtcaccaaaatcaggagattggcttaaaatcatgagattatgtaaaaataatagatttggtgttctttttattggccttctgctttttgagccttttgggtgcagggtgtgtgtgtgtgtgtgtgtgtgtgacactttgaagttttctccacagccacaagggctagaaacttcattttcctttaagaatgaaggctgaaatcatcacatgtcacatgattccaggagctggggctttaaggaaaacaataattatcatgagactcatgacaaactcatgagagttggcaaaactgctttcacttctgtttaaagactagttactttccagaagaacacaacactacagtgattgagttgcagttctcacaggagaatatttaaaaccaaacagcaagaacatttcacattttaaagttaagaaaaaaattgagTTTTCTGAGGTGTATCAGGGCCACTGCaagcaggaaaggaaaacagACAGGCACaggtgctctgggcagctcttcttcctcttgaaagaaagttggagggtcaaatcttccAGTCCTTAATCAGGTAAAACTTCTATTGCTATCAGCACCTCCATTCATAGATATTAACATGTGCTCAATAACTATACACTTCATACTTACGTATCTGAGCCCTTATCCAGGGCTCCACATTGTATACACATTGACTCAGGGACTGgattttctggcatattctgaacagtgctgagcacacagatggtgcccagtgaataattcaaatcatgacaataatcgtCCACTTTATGGACTGTTTGGATGCAATTTCTGTGCTTTGTTCTGGAATCGGTCTGAATTCAGCtgaaaccctaagaatttgaTGTATAATCACATCTGATACTCAAACAGCACTTTctaattccttccttttctcgagctcagaacaaaaaatgacaaaacaaaatggttttcagttaaaatctaAAACTGCATAGCAGGCATTGCTGTACAAGCCAGCCTGGGGCAGAACCGGCCACCCTGGGGGGTAGTGCTCGCCTCTCATCTGACTCTGTCTTTTGCTTTCTTCAGCCTCCCAGACCTCTGGGCTGATTTTCATGCTGTCAACCATGACATCGTTCCCCACTGCCTGGGACTCAGAGACCTGCTCATCTATCAGAATCCACTCTTTGTGCAGCATGCAACAGAGCGAGAGGCTGGGCTAGTGGCTAGGGAGCATGGGCAGCGTGTGAAcgatggctgggggaggctagccccaccccttctgcctgaggccccctcTCCCTCGGAGTCcagcggccccccccccccccattgcagctGCCAGCCTCCGCCCCAGGCTagtgctccccagccccagccagggcctgGAGCCACACTGAGCGGGAAGCAGAATgagaggctgggggtggagcatggggggggggcacacctggctgtttgggggggTTCTACTCCCcccctgacctcctgtatgacctCAGGGCAGTGCCTTAAGAACAGAGTTTTAAAGCTTTTTAGCACCCAACCAGGCATCTagtggaggtagggtgaccagatgtcccaattttatagggacagtcccaattttggggtctttttcttatataggtgcctattaccccccacccctgtcccgatttttcacacttgctgtctggtcatcctaagtgGAGGTTACAACACACCGAACCTTcctggtacttttgaaaatcctactaagtgcctaaatacctttgaaaatctggttctaAGTTTCTCAGTGACCCAGCTGTACACTGGGGAGAACAGCACTGCTCCCCCAGCAATGGGTAGCCGTTGTGATGTGCTCAGCTACTAATGTGAGGGGGCCACATGCTAGCTCTTCCCTTCAGtttggccccttcttttcacctaccTCCCCCCAATCCCCCTCTTTGCTGACTGTAACCGCTGAGGCCCCTGCAGTCTGGcttcaaacccctccccccccccccccccccgccctgcccattCCTGTTTTGCAGGCTCATCTAAGGACTTTCAGCTCCTTAATTTAATTGCCAGCCCTTTCTTAGCTGTTCGTAAACAAcaccctgactcccagccccgggGGCACAAGCTGGGAGCAGCAACGCTCTGCTGCAGACCTCCCATGCCCCACTCAGGTAAAAGCGCCCCGGGGGCTAGGCCTACCCCGCCATGCGGCGCCCCCGCTCAGCGAAGGGATGGCTAAGCGGGTGCTTCTGAAGCTGTGGCACGGGGAGGCACACTCAGCCTGCCATGTGCCCCACCACAGGAGCCCAGCCTGGTAAGGGCTTTGGGGGGCGTTGGGGTGTTTTGGTGTGGGTGCCCCACAGCCAGAGCACTTGTGGCCAAGCAGCAGGGTGTGCTGACGGGAGGAAGGCAGGAATCCCTGACATGATGCAGGTGGgcactgggcggggggggaggtggaggggctggCTCACACTGTATATGGGACATTGCCACAACTGCTTGGCCAAACAGCTGCCaggtgtggggctgggcagcaggtGCCTGCGCTGCTGTTAATGCGATGGGCCAAGGCAATGGTGGATGTCATGGCCTAGCTCACTGAATGCACTCTGCTgtccccccacccacctgcagCACCTGCTCTCTGGCACCACACCCCTAATCCCCGGGCTGCAGGCATGCTTGGCatagccagcagggggagcccaTGTGTGAGGTCACAacagctggagcccagccacGGGTGCCACGTGGTTCCTAATGGTGCATTTTTCAGCCCTGAGCCCGCTAAAGCAGGGCAGGCTGGCacacagggcaggggaagggaccgTGGCACACTCTGCCCACCCACGCAATAGACCCAGTAACAAACACGCCCACTTTGAGAGCCCCCATTATCCTGAATGAGCCCAAAGCGCTGCCAGACATCAACTCTGGTGCAAAGCCaggctgggctgaggcagggcacTGAGGCCTCCGCCGGGCAGCCACAGCTTTCACCCCAGGTGGGCTAGATGCCAAAGCCGCCAGAGCAGGTGCTGCTGGCTGTGAGGTGCTGGCCTGACAGAAAGCGgttcagtcccaggcagggccggctctggcttttttgccgccccaggcaaaaaagcctccgccgcgcccccccccccttgcggggggggggcggagcccgggggggcggcgagccccggggcgagggtggcgagccccggcgggggctccgctctccccccggcggccggggggagggcgccagaggggagggcggccggagccctgggaggagggcagtgagccccggcgggggctcggctctccccccggcggccagagcgccgggggcagggcggcgagagggcggtgagccccggcgggggctcggctctccccccggcagccggggggagggcgcgggggggagggcggccagagcgccggggggtgggcggcgagcccggctgtggccccgctctccccggcagcccgagcgccgcgccgcccccctccaggtgccgccccaagcaccagcttggttgcctggtgcctggagccggccctggtcccagggcgcaggggagggggcggtgtACGGGGAAAACTTTGGTGCTTAACATCTTGTCAAGATGGCGCATCTAACAACTGGGAATCCATCTTGGctgcccttcttccccctcctcatGGTCCCGAAAGGCGGGACCATGTGACCTGTGATCTGCCCAGTAACAGCCGAGGGAAGGGGCTGCCCTTGGGAGTGGCAGagtctggaggtgctgctgctgcagccattgGCGAGCACAGCAGCCATCTCAGCTCCCAGAAGCGTACGCTGAGCACCGCGCGTGTGCGCCTGGCTGCGGGAGGGTGAGTCTCACTCGCACGCAGAGTGTCACCAGCTGCCACttggacaaccccccccccacacacacacgacgCTGCCGGGGGCGCACAAGCCGAGTCATCGCTGGGGCCGAGCGGGCAGCACCTGACCCGGAGGTCCCGCCGGAGCTGTGGGTTCCACCTACCTGGCTGAGGCCCGAGCCGTCCTGGCGTCGCGAGGGGCCTCAGAGCTCGACAGGGTCGTGAGCCACTGATCCGCCAGCCTCTTACCCGGGGCCCATCCTGGGGGGCCCTTGCCCTCAGGCACAGTCAGCACATGGCCGGGCCTTTGCTTACTACCTGTTGGGGGGTCCTGGCTTTCCCTGTGGTCCTAGTCAGCTGGGTCCCTGTGCTTAGAACGGTTGATGGTTTAATAAATACCTTGGTTGGTTACCCCCACACGTCCTCGGTGGTTAGCTTTTTAAGGGGCTAACAACAAATCCTGATGCTAGATGCGGGCATGGGGACGGGTCTTGAGATTGGTTTCAACAGCAGGGCAGACTGTGGCCGGGAAGGGGTGGGCTCCCCTGCCTGTGGCTCAGTTTGGGGTGGTGCTGAGGGCAGAGGTgactgaaggggtgggggaggggaggcgtgTGAAACCAAATGTACTGCACTAAGCATGGGCCAcaggagagcctggctgggggcggggggggggggcagggtcacGAGGCCTTGGGGCCAGGCGGCAGGTCATAGATAGGCGGGGGACTACTGAgaccggggtggggcagggagtggggaaagCATCTCTCGTTCTCCCCAGGAGTAGCTGCTCCCAGCCTTGGCCTGATCATGCTCCCCAGCCCGATTCTGGGCAATGCAGCAACTGGTCCAGATCCTCCACTCTCGCAGGTTCAGCCCCACTCCCCAATATTCCCATTGGAGGCGGGGCCGGcgccagcgtttttgccgccccgagcggcgaaagaaaaagaaaaaaagctgcgatcggtggcacttcggcggccggtccttccctccgagagggacagagggacctgccgccgaagagccggacgtgccgcccctttccgttggccgccccaagcacctgcttgctgcgctggtgcctggagccggccctgatggcagGGCGTGCAAGCCCCCAtagcccctccctccatcaggcTGGACAACCAGCCCCTGTGGTCAGGCCCTCACTCCTCCTAAGGGCTAGTCTCATGCGCTGCTCCTCTCCCGGGAGCCACACTGCTGCActtggagagagggaggggagaatcaCACACAGGCAAacggctccaggagctgggtgtgTTTGTCCTTCTTGACTTGCGGTATACGCTGGGGGGAGGGCTGTTGTTCGGGGGCCCGCTGGTTACCTCACTTCATAGCACTGCCTGATACCTACACCTGGCACTGAGCCAAATGGGGTTTGGGCATGGACACCCCCCAATTTCCAGGGCCTGGCTTCCAAAACCGGAAATGAGGTCCAGGGCATCCCCTCTTGCTTTGGGGAGGTAATGAGATGTTGGTTTGCAATATACTCTTCAGCCACTAGCTGTCTGTGTGCTGGACACAGGCTGTGTGCACCCTGGTTAACAAAGGAGACAAAACTGGGAATTGAGTAAGGTGGAAGCCTAttagattgggggtgggggagggctgtaGTGTTTGTTAATAGCTCCTGTTTAAGGATGACTCTGGTTCAAAATAGGGTAGTGGGGGTGAGGAGATAGCATCACCAGCTGGTGGAAAATTTAGTTGGCTTATCAGGAAAATGCTCCTAAAATGGGATGGAttggatggggggaagggagggcacaGGCTGAAGCCCCATCCCTGGGAGAAAAGACAGGGGCTGGGGTAGGAGGCATGGTGTTTGGGAGTCATTACAGAAGCCAGGATGTTAGTCACAAGGATTCCCTCGCTCCTCTTGCCCTTTTAAACATTAGCACAGGCAGAACTAGCTTCTCATGGTCAAAACAGCTGGGGCAGCAAGCATGGCTCCCCCTTGGATACTGCACTCCCCATCCCTTGACAACAGCAACTGCTGCTCTAGGTGTGCACGCCCCAAGGGACAGCACCAAGGAAGCTTTCTTAATAGTGCAAACTGcccaccccccccatccctccctgtgAGCTACCTGCTGGGACAATAGCGCTTgtgtttggagagagagagagtgtgtgtgtgtgggggggggaggggtgtccaaGCCCTGCCCTCCAGCCTGGGTGCATCAGATACAGAAGGGGCCAGGCAGCAGCACCAAAGTGCAGCTGGGGTTGGGGCTTGGCTCTTGGGGTCTCCCCCTCACCTTATTGAAGATGAGGGCAGCTATTCTGATAGTCAGGCCCAGGTGTTCTCCCCTCTCTGGAAGGGCACAGCAGGACCTGACCCATGGAACTTGTGTTCCCATGGCCATGTAAGAAGGGTCATCTTAGCTGGCCCccggctccctcccacccccaggggaCTCGTTCCACACTCCAGCGCTTGGAGCAGCAGTTGGATCACTGGCTTAATAGTAGcatccacaacacacctttcctAGCACAGGAGCGTGGTGGAAGGACCTTGACCCACTGAACAGTGCCCGGTgcccgctgcccccagccccttgcaggtctacattttaaaaatcccctctcGACCTAGGACTGCCAAGGCAGGACTCAGGGAGGCAGAAAGCTGGGGTGGGTCAGGAGCAGCAGCTTGTGACATGCTGGGCAATTGGCCCACGTCAGGCAGGACGCTCCTGAGATGCTGGCCTCTATCCCAGCAAGTAaatcccctctccctgctccatcGCTTTACTTTTTACTGTAGTTCTCCCCTCTGGCCAGCAGAGAGCGTTGCTCTGAGCACTGGGAGCAGCCAGCTTCCCCCTGGCAGGGACACAGcccctgggaggaggagaaggtggaacagcacctggaggggatGGAGGAATGACGTGGGGGATTTCCCCCAAAGCTTCCAGCTCCCTCTGGATGGagtatgccccctccccccacggcacTGATGCCAGGACAGTTTGATGGGGagggcacagagctggggggggggggggaggggtagattTGGGGCATGGCCGAAGCCTGCCTAGATTACACCTTTGGGGTTGACCTAGGGACAGTTcttccggcgccctgcccccaccctggcaATATACAAACCAGGCCAGACAGGACAGGGGGGTTTggttcattatttttattgtcCAGCTCTACGTTCCTAGGGTTGAGGCCAGACATCGAGGGAAGCAGCAGTCTATGCAGAGTATTTATATGTACACGGACACTCAATATATTATCTATAAATACAGAtgttattaacaaacatacagtaCGTCAGGGTCAATTAatgctgggagccccagcttACTGGAGGCCGGCAGGTGCTGCCGAAAAGATGTGCAATACGATTCg encodes:
- the RASL10A gene encoding ras-like protein family member 10A isoform X2 gives rise to the protein MVETLKVAVLGAPKVGKTAIIRQFLYNDFTDTYSPTGSRDIYRPSVIYNGNMYDMKIMDVPYLTAFPANSSQEWSDLKCRGLRNTNAIVLVYDICNPESFEYMKMIQQQILENRTGGTNEAPIIVVGNKRDQQKQRFMPRRTLSVLVKKSWKCGYMECSAKYNWHIVLLFKELLSSALARGYKHYHSSMRLQGALHTTRCSLM
- the RASL10A gene encoding ras-like protein family member 10A isoform X1, which gives rise to MVETLKVAVLGAPKVGKTAIIRQFLYNDFTDTYSPTGSRDIYRPSVIYNGNMYDMKIMDGEVAGPGSLHSLPQEWSDLKCRGLRNTNAIVLVYDICNPESFEYMKMIQQQILENRTGGTNEAPIIVVGNKRDQQKQRFMPRRTLSVLVKKSWKCGYMECSAKYNWHIVLLFKELLSSALARGYKHYHSSMRLQGALHTTRCSLM